Proteins encoded within one genomic window of Amycolatopsis sp. 2-15:
- a CDS encoding carboxypeptidase regulatory-like domain-containing protein, with the protein MSFAKAALKILLTFLLAVVAFAVVPAAAQAAPAAAAAPVAPVLGRKACPEQPKPGEVTCFALFRGDAHGMQRAAAPQGYGPADLAGAYELPTATGGDGMTVAIVDAYDTPDAEAEMGVYRAQFGLPPCTVANGCFTRVDQRGGQDFPAGNPGWQQETMLDLDMVSAVCPRCHILLVEADDSLVPNMGAAVNQAVAMGAKFVSNSYGADEDPSELDLDEAYYDHPGVVVTASSGDYGYGPQFPAASPHVTSVGGTSLYRDANARGWRETVWSGTGSGCSAYEPKPPAQPDSGCADRTIADVSAVADLATGVAVYVHGAWGLAGGTSASSPIVAAAYALAGAPAAGTYPNALPYRSGATFNDVTEGANGTCAPAYLCTAGPGFDGPTGLGTPRGISAFTPGATGLVSGTVRDSAGEPLAGAQVKAGDLATTVDAEGHYTLGVPVGTYAVTASKFSYRDTTVDDVTVEAGKTATADFTLANVRSVQLSGTVRDGSGHGWPVAAHVQVAGQPTTAVRTDPLTGRYSMTVPEGATYSVQVDPDYPGYLPDSASVPVGDIAATHDASVTVDPVTCGAPGYANRFTGDTQDFEAPSTWQVVNNLGDGVATWAFDNPGGRDNYTGGSGAFATVDSNSIGGDQDTSLVSPVVDLSATANPTVRFASDYQGTQGQQAAVDFTTDGGATWTTVWQHGSDTLAGPSTQVVPLPGAAGKKAVQVRFHYRDQLFGFWWQVDDVLIGDHACDVVPGGLVTGTVHDHVSGAALGGASVDSVDRPGEGATTQADGSYWFFSSVTGSHPVTASATNFVPGTQKTVVAPDAVTPADFRLDAGQLEVTTAPVNKTVAWQGKATANVKVRNTGTAPVDVRLNPSSGAFTPAVAHSAPLQRIKGDFSTGPLLGHVKQAAPAETLAAGDAWQTVADYPTKIMDNGVATVNGKVYSFTGFDGADLTTKNFVYDPGTLAWSPIADLATPRENPAVAAVGTKIYVTGGWADGSIPVTNTDIYDTVTDTWTTGAPMPTATSAMGVTVAGGRIYTVGGCDGGNCGVTRVQVYDPAVDKWSAGPALPAPIGWTNCGTIAGSIYCAGGVSGLDNLKTAYKLDVEKGTWSRVADLPVQMWGSASTVANGQLLLSGGIADGALTNAGYAYDPAANQWSALPNSNETLFRGGSTCGFYRIGGSANASFNPTSHDLLLPGYGECGEYVSIPWLSTTPSVTTIVPGRTATFTVTLDANVAAITQPGTYTAQLVVGAQVPKAVAAIPVSFTVKPPATWSKLTGTVTGARCGATAGPLAAVTMQVDSWAASYTLKTDAAGHYTLWLDRRNNPLTLIAARDGWQPQTRSVKLVEGQAVTADFVLKPGGC; encoded by the coding sequence ATGTCGTTCGCCAAAGCGGCACTGAAGATCCTCCTCACGTTCCTCCTGGCGGTGGTCGCGTTCGCGGTGGTGCCCGCGGCGGCTCAGGCTGCGCCGGCCGCCGCCGCAGCCCCGGTGGCCCCGGTCCTCGGCCGCAAGGCGTGCCCGGAGCAGCCGAAACCCGGTGAGGTCACGTGCTTCGCGCTCTTCCGCGGCGACGCGCACGGGATGCAGCGCGCCGCGGCGCCGCAAGGCTACGGCCCGGCGGACCTCGCCGGCGCGTACGAGCTCCCGACGGCCACGGGCGGCGACGGGATGACGGTCGCGATCGTCGACGCCTACGACACCCCGGACGCGGAAGCCGAAATGGGTGTGTACCGCGCGCAGTTCGGCCTGCCGCCGTGCACCGTCGCCAATGGCTGCTTCACGCGCGTGGACCAGCGCGGCGGCCAGGACTTCCCGGCCGGGAACCCGGGCTGGCAGCAGGAGACGATGCTCGACCTCGACATGGTCTCGGCCGTCTGCCCGCGCTGTCACATCCTGCTCGTCGAGGCCGACGACTCGCTGGTGCCGAACATGGGCGCCGCCGTGAACCAGGCCGTCGCCATGGGCGCGAAGTTCGTGTCCAACAGCTACGGCGCCGACGAGGACCCCTCCGAGCTCGACCTCGACGAGGCCTACTACGACCACCCCGGTGTCGTGGTCACCGCCAGCTCCGGCGACTACGGCTACGGCCCGCAGTTCCCCGCCGCGTCGCCGCACGTGACGTCGGTCGGCGGCACCTCGCTCTATCGCGACGCGAACGCCCGAGGTTGGCGCGAGACGGTATGGTCCGGCACTGGCAGCGGCTGTTCCGCATATGAGCCGAAGCCGCCGGCGCAGCCGGATTCCGGTTGCGCCGACCGGACGATCGCCGACGTCTCGGCGGTCGCGGACCTCGCCACCGGCGTCGCGGTGTACGTGCACGGCGCGTGGGGCCTCGCGGGTGGCACGAGCGCGTCGTCGCCGATCGTCGCGGCGGCCTACGCGCTGGCCGGCGCGCCCGCCGCGGGCACCTACCCGAACGCGCTGCCCTACCGCTCCGGCGCGACCTTCAACGACGTCACCGAAGGCGCCAACGGCACCTGCGCCCCGGCGTACCTCTGCACCGCGGGTCCCGGCTTCGACGGCCCCACGGGTCTGGGCACGCCACGCGGCATCTCGGCCTTCACACCCGGCGCGACCGGCCTCGTCTCCGGCACGGTCCGCGACTCCGCGGGCGAGCCGCTGGCCGGTGCGCAGGTGAAGGCCGGTGACCTCGCCACCACAGTGGACGCCGAGGGCCACTACACGCTGGGCGTCCCCGTGGGCACCTACGCCGTGACCGCGAGCAAGTTCTCCTACCGCGACACCACCGTCGACGACGTGACCGTCGAGGCCGGCAAGACCGCGACCGCTGACTTCACGCTGGCGAACGTGCGTTCGGTGCAGCTGAGCGGGACCGTGCGCGACGGCAGCGGCCACGGCTGGCCGGTGGCCGCGCACGTCCAGGTCGCCGGGCAGCCGACCACGGCCGTCCGGACGGATCCGCTCACCGGGCGGTACTCGATGACCGTGCCCGAGGGCGCGACCTATTCCGTGCAGGTCGACCCGGACTACCCCGGTTACCTGCCCGACTCGGCGTCCGTGCCAGTCGGCGACATCGCCGCCACGCACGACGCTTCGGTGACCGTCGACCCCGTGACCTGCGGCGCGCCCGGCTACGCCAACCGCTTCACCGGCGACACGCAGGACTTCGAGGCGCCTTCGACGTGGCAGGTCGTGAACAACCTCGGTGACGGCGTGGCCACCTGGGCGTTCGACAACCCGGGCGGCCGCGACAACTACACCGGCGGCAGCGGCGCGTTCGCCACGGTCGACAGCAACTCGATCGGTGGCGACCAGGACACGTCGCTGGTCAGCCCGGTCGTCGACCTGAGCGCCACGGCGAACCCGACCGTGCGGTTCGCGTCCGACTACCAGGGCACGCAGGGCCAGCAGGCAGCCGTGGACTTCACGACCGACGGCGGCGCCACCTGGACCACCGTGTGGCAGCACGGCAGCGACACCCTGGCCGGGCCCTCGACGCAGGTCGTGCCGCTGCCGGGTGCGGCGGGCAAGAAGGCCGTGCAGGTGCGTTTCCACTACCGCGACCAGCTGTTCGGGTTCTGGTGGCAGGTCGACGACGTGCTGATCGGCGACCACGCGTGCGACGTCGTGCCCGGCGGGCTCGTCACCGGCACCGTGCACGACCACGTGAGCGGTGCCGCGCTCGGCGGGGCGTCGGTGGACAGCGTCGACCGGCCCGGCGAGGGTGCGACGACGCAGGCCGACGGCTCGTACTGGTTCTTCTCCAGTGTCACCGGCAGCCACCCGGTCACCGCGTCGGCGACGAACTTCGTGCCGGGCACGCAGAAGACCGTGGTCGCGCCCGACGCGGTGACCCCGGCCGACTTCCGGCTCGACGCCGGCCAGCTCGAAGTGACGACCGCGCCGGTGAACAAAACCGTGGCGTGGCAAGGGAAGGCGACGGCGAACGTCAAGGTGCGCAACACCGGCACGGCACCCGTGGACGTGCGGCTGAACCCGTCGTCCGGCGCGTTCACCCCGGCCGTGGCGCACTCGGCGCCGCTGCAGCGGATCAAGGGCGACTTCAGCACGGGACCGTTGCTGGGGCACGTGAAGCAGGCCGCGCCCGCCGAGACGCTGGCGGCCGGTGACGCGTGGCAGACCGTGGCCGACTACCCGACGAAAATCATGGACAACGGCGTGGCGACCGTGAACGGGAAGGTTTACTCCTTCACCGGCTTCGACGGCGCGGACCTGACGACCAAGAACTTCGTCTACGACCCGGGCACGCTCGCGTGGTCCCCGATCGCCGACCTCGCGACTCCGCGGGAAAACCCCGCGGTGGCGGCCGTCGGCACGAAGATCTACGTGACCGGCGGCTGGGCGGACGGCAGCATCCCGGTGACGAACACCGACATCTACGACACCGTCACCGACACGTGGACCACAGGCGCGCCGATGCCCACGGCTACCTCCGCGATGGGGGTCACCGTGGCCGGCGGGCGGATCTACACGGTCGGCGGCTGCGACGGCGGCAACTGCGGTGTCACGCGGGTGCAGGTCTACGACCCGGCCGTGGACAAGTGGTCGGCCGGCCCGGCGCTGCCCGCGCCGATCGGCTGGACCAACTGCGGCACCATCGCCGGCTCGATCTACTGCGCCGGCGGCGTCAGCGGCCTGGACAACCTGAAGACCGCGTACAAGCTCGACGTCGAGAAGGGCACGTGGTCGCGGGTCGCCGACCTGCCGGTGCAGATGTGGGGCTCGGCCTCGACCGTCGCGAATGGACAGTTGCTGCTCTCGGGCGGCATCGCCGACGGTGCGCTCACCAACGCCGGCTACGCGTACGACCCGGCGGCCAACCAGTGGTCGGCGCTGCCGAACTCCAACGAGACGCTGTTCCGAGGCGGCAGCACCTGCGGTTTCTACCGCATCGGCGGCTCGGCGAACGCGAGCTTCAACCCGACCAGCCACGACCTGCTGCTGCCGGGCTACGGCGAATGCGGGGAGTACGTGTCGATCCCGTGGCTGTCGACCACACCGTCGGTGACCACGATCGTGCCGGGCAGGACGGCGACGTTCACGGTGACGCTCGACGCGAACGTCGCGGCGATCACGCAGCCGGGCACGTACACGGCGCAACTGGTCGTCGGGGCGCAGGTGCCGAAGGCGGTGGCCGCGATCCCCGTGTCGTTCACGGTGAAGCCGCCGGCGACGTGGAGCAAGCTGACCGGCACCGTCACCGGTGCGCGCTGCGGAGCGACGGCGGGCCCGCTCGCCGCGGTGACCATGCAGGTCGACAGCTGGGCGGCGAGCTACACGCTCAAGACCGACGCCGCGGGCCACTACACGCTGTGGCTAGACCGCCGCAACAACCCGCTCACACTCATCGCGGCGCGCGACGGCTGGCAGCCCCAGACGCGCAGCGTCAAACTGGTCGAGGGACAGGCGGTGACGGCGGACTTCGTCCTGAAACCGGGCGGCTGCTGA
- a CDS encoding NAD(P)/FAD-dependent oxidoreductase: MVATGRSPDVVVVGAGVVGAACAYYCAAAGLRVAVLDRGGVAGGTTSGGEGNILVSDKELGPELDLALLSIRLWARLGEEFGPASLELEHKGGVVVAQSADAARGLAELAAEQRARGVSVDDLTPAQVAELEPNLTKDVASGAYYPQDKQVQPMLAAASLLRQAGRLGAELHTGVEVRAFRRRADGSVGGVLTSAGEFSAPWVVNAAGTWGGEVSKLAGAPIPVLPRRGFVLVTEPLPRVIRHKVYTADYVANVSSGDAGLETSVVVEGTQAGTVLIGASRERVGFDRQFSLPVVRKLAAQAIGVFPFLADVSLLRSYLGFRPYCPDHLPVIGEDPRLPGLAHACGHEGAGIGLAAATGHLIAQVATGVKPELDLTPFRADRFEEVA, encoded by the coding sequence ATGGTGGCGACGGGAAGGTCCCCCGACGTGGTCGTCGTGGGCGCCGGAGTGGTCGGAGCGGCGTGCGCGTACTACTGCGCGGCCGCGGGCCTGCGCGTCGCGGTGCTCGACCGCGGCGGTGTCGCCGGCGGGACGACGAGCGGCGGCGAGGGCAACATCCTCGTGTCGGACAAGGAGCTCGGCCCGGAGCTGGATCTGGCGCTGCTGTCGATCCGGCTGTGGGCCCGGCTGGGCGAGGAGTTCGGGCCCGCTTCCCTGGAGCTGGAGCACAAGGGTGGCGTGGTCGTGGCGCAGTCCGCGGACGCCGCCCGGGGCTTGGCGGAGCTGGCGGCGGAGCAACGTGCGCGAGGTGTTTCGGTCGACGACCTGACGCCGGCCCAGGTCGCCGAGCTGGAGCCGAACCTCACGAAGGACGTCGCGTCCGGCGCGTATTACCCGCAGGACAAGCAAGTGCAGCCGATGCTCGCCGCCGCCTCGCTCCTGCGTCAAGCGGGCCGGCTCGGGGCCGAGCTGCACACGGGAGTCGAGGTGCGGGCGTTCCGGCGCCGCGCCGACGGTTCGGTCGGTGGGGTCCTCACGTCGGCCGGCGAGTTCTCGGCGCCGTGGGTGGTGAACGCCGCGGGCACGTGGGGCGGCGAAGTCTCGAAGCTCGCCGGTGCCCCGATCCCGGTGCTGCCGCGGCGCGGGTTCGTGCTGGTCACCGAACCGCTGCCGCGCGTGATCCGGCACAAGGTCTACACCGCCGACTACGTCGCCAACGTCTCGAGCGGTGATGCCGGGCTCGAAACGTCCGTGGTCGTCGAGGGTACGCAGGCCGGCACGGTGCTCATCGGCGCCAGCCGCGAACGCGTGGGGTTCGACCGGCAGTTCTCGCTGCCCGTGGTGCGCAAGCTGGCGGCCCAGGCGATCGGAGTTTTCCCGTTCCTCGCCGACGTTTCGTTGCTGCGCAGCTATCTGGGCTTCCGGCCGTACTGCCCGGACCACCTGCCGGTCATCGGCGAGGACCCGCGGCTGCCGGGGCTGGCGCACGCGTGTGGCCACGAAGGGGCGGGCATCGGGCTGGCCGCGGCGACGGGACACCTGATCGCGCAGGTGGCGACGGGCGTGAAACCGGAGCTGGACTTGACGCCGTTCCGGGCGGACCGCTTCGAGGAGGTCGCGTGA
- a CDS encoding (2Fe-2S)-binding protein, whose protein sequence is MSECVKFSFRGQEIVAEAGQSVGAALIAAGHRSWRTTRREGAPRGVFCGIGVCFDCLVVVNGKPGRRACLTEVLPGDVVEPQEGAGRGELSC, encoded by the coding sequence GTGAGCGAGTGCGTGAAGTTTTCCTTCCGCGGTCAGGAGATCGTGGCGGAAGCCGGGCAGAGCGTGGGCGCCGCGTTGATCGCCGCCGGCCACCGGTCGTGGCGGACGACGCGCCGCGAGGGCGCGCCCCGCGGGGTGTTCTGCGGGATCGGCGTGTGTTTCGACTGCCTGGTCGTGGTGAACGGCAAACCGGGGCGGCGCGCGTGCCTGACCGAGGTGCTGCCGGGTGACGTCGTCGAGCCGCAGGAAGGAGCGGGCCGTGGTGAGCTTTCCTGCTGA